Below is a window of Gossypium hirsutum isolate 1008001.06 chromosome A12, Gossypium_hirsutum_v2.1, whole genome shotgun sequence DNA.
TGACTGCATCTGTTATGTTCTGTCTTACATCTGATTATAGCTTGATCTATTATCCGTTTGTATGACCTTGATTTGTAACTGAATGAACTGTTTCCTTATTCTGAGTCAACATCTGCACTTGGATATCCTGGTTTTACAGATAATCTATTGTATATGTAAATAGTTAGGTCCTTTCTAGTATATTAACTTAGTTATTGTTGAATAAATTTTAGGTAAATCACAGACTTGATTGGGCCGGCGGATGGGGAGCTCGGTTATGTGTTTATACCGTTTAGTACTATGACCATACTAGTTTTTTTCGTAGTTTCAGTTAGTTGGAAGATAATATCGAGATACCGATTTGTCTTTATTAAACTTTATCAGACTTAAAAGGTGTGTTATTATAAATTGCAGAATGTGTTTTGATTATCATTCATTGTAACTCTCCAGGCTTGACCTTGTCTTCTAGGccgggtatgaggtgttacatgtGCTTTCGACTAGACGGATCCTTATTGTTCCAAGCTTTCAACTGAACGACCTTTTTCGCTATTTTTTGTACCACGAACTACTTTGAGTGTAGGCTCAAACACTtttgaatcaaacacagaacaaaaaatatttactttatttttaatggGAAATTAAATCCCTCTTCAATAAAaactggtagaattgttattccggaAAATAggatttatacttagaaaataaattctcactatttttgggtagaataacaatatcttaaagttgtgtaTTTAGCTCtatcggtgccatctatttatagagaaaCAAAATCATAGTCTAATACTTGTTAAATCTATTTATAGAGAAAGGGGCAACAACCCTAGTTAAATCTACTAGGGTTTGTTGTCCCATGTATTTGTCACGATTGTCTTTTGGGCCTCTCTCGTATCAGGTccaattataaatattttctgGATTTTTAACACAGTACTTTATAATTAAATCCAACctaatacttgttttttttatttcccaaaataaatatcataaattaatttaaataaataaaatttccaattaaataatttacttaACCTGATTCTGATTCCGTTAAAATCATTAAGATTGTgtcacatataaaaaaaattataatttttaagtgATAACGTGGCAAAATATCAAATTACAgtattatcatataaatcaaaacaGGAAAAAATTGCTAAGTTCCATAACTAATATGGTCAAACAAATATTTAGAGACTAAGTTGAAAAAGGTTGTCAATTAAGGGGACTAATTGTTACTTTATCCCTTTAATTAAGTGATACCTACAAGTTATGCGGTAGGAACGGACGCAAGATATAATTTTTCCTCCAAGGTTTGACTTAAGAGTTAAGACACAGCTTACCAACAATAAGACGATTAGAGGAATCCCGGATTAGTAGTACTAGAcattttcaattcggccaagcCCCAAAAGGAACAAGGAATGTCCAAGACAGAGCAGCCGGCGGTGGGAGTTCCATACTATGTGGGGATGAACCCGTACCAGGCGGGAATGATACCGCCGAACGCCATATACGGTGATCCCAAGGGAATTCCAATTCAGCAAACCATGTATCGGGATACCCCTGCTCCTTTTAACTGCCCATTTTGTGGTAATTCCGGACTCACTCTGGTCAGGTATGATAAACCCTCTTGCCCTTTGTTCCCTTAtgatttgttttctttaaatCGGACAACTTCCTGTTGATCGATTTAAGGATGTTGCTGGTTTATGTTTTTGTGAGTGTATGTTCTGATATAATGGCGGATTACATTCAGTTTAATGTGTGTTATTCAGATCTAAACCTAGCCTAGCAGCGGTTGTTGGATGCATGATGCCATTTATGCTTGGAATCTGCTTCCTTTGCCCTTCAATGGACTGCCTTTGGCATAAGTATCATTATTGCCCCAAATGCACTGAACAGGTGAGTCTGGGTACTTCAATTTAGGGTGAGCTATAAAAAGGAAGATAGCTCTCACCTCTTCTCCCCCTAATATATTCCCAATCCTTAACGAGTGAGGAGACTTATTGGCAGGCTTGATCCCACCTTAATTTCAATCATTTTTCTTGTTTGCTGATATTCTCTTGTAGGTTGCTAATTTCGAGAAATCAGATCCGTGCGCAGTGGTGGACATGCCGCAATGGGTGCAGGAGAGTTTTGGTGTGCCTGCATGATAACCCTACGACAAGCATTTTGCGACGCTGCTTTAACAATTTCTATGTGCTTTTATCGCTTTACGGATGACTATATAGCCCATACAAGTACCCAAAAAAAGAGAATCAATggttttagtatatatattttgaattgtcATACCGCTACTTTGTGGTATTGGAGTCATTCGCAAGGCTGTTGTGAATATTGTCGTTTCCCACATTTAGTAAATAACATGGATGATGCTTCTGAAccttcatgaatttttttttaattttatcttaaagAACATCCTATACtactagcaaataaatatttAGAGCACTAGATCCCAATAGcccattttattttccattttatgtTTGGATATATAGCAGAGAAGAAATAAAGCTAATGGAAATGGAGTACTCGATATTTGTGGAGAAACCTTGGAATTGGAAAACTGCTTCAACAGTTTTATTCATACAGTCATGTTTGACACTTGCAGAATCTTTCAATTACATAAAAAACTTCTTAGAAAAAAATCCAACATCTCCATACCTGAATGTGTAACATAGCTTTTCACTACGAATTACTCTACACCTTCACTATAATACAAAAGAAATTGCAAATAAGAATATTTGATTAAACAGGAGATAGTTAAAAGAAAAAGGAGCAATAAAACAGATCCGAACAAGATAAAATGGGCCTTGAATCAAAATCTAATCCTCAAATTCAACAGAATATGACCGTTTATGTAATCATTATCTTCTGCATAACAGCTGAATTTTGCAACCAAAGGAACCTTATTCGTCTGGCAATGGCAAGACAGAACTGGGCAGAAAAAAATATAGCAGACATCTGGGAAAAAGCAGTTCAGAACTAGAGGAATGACTCAAACTCTAATGTTAGGTGAACTTGAGGAGAACGCCAAATATGATCATGTTCAATCCTTTCAAAAGATTTCATATCTTTAGAGGGCAGACTCTATATCGAAGTTCTTCATATATGTCAAGCATaagtatttcaagaaaaatgtaAATTCGGAAAAACTTAATCATAAACTCGTGAAAATAAGATAACCATAAGACAAACCAATCCACCTATACTGCTAAATAGTATTTAGTGTAGTAATTTGCATagagtaaaataattaaattgtctATTAATGCCCTGGAGAAGATacaaaatttctcaaaacttgGAACACATGGCAAGCATCCATGCCAAGAATTCATTGTAATAGACGAGATGCGCTAAAATATATAACAATGATTATAGGAAATATTAATTGACAATATGCACAGCTACACCTGTTCAATATAGGAATCACAAATCTTACCTGTGGGTCAGGAATGAAATCAGTACTACAATTAGTTTTAATCAACCATTTCCTGCATTAATCACATACCAACAGTCAGAAATAGAAAAGGATATAAAGAATGCTCCATCTAATGTTGAATATAGCATTTCTATGCTACTGACTATAGATCTTGCATAATAGGGGATGATACCAAAGAAGAAGACCACTGATGATTCAATCTAACCCAACCAATGTTTCTAAAAATGTTGATTGTTTAAAAAAAGGGGGGAACAAGCCACTGCCAACCACTGTAGAATATTATGATGCATTTACTTTTTATTCACAACCTTCATACTGAAAACAGAAATGCTCAAAGTTCTCACACAAGACATATTCAGTTTCTAAAAAGTATTGAAAAGTTCATATATGCATATACTGAGAAAAAAATTAGCACAATCAATTATCTATCAACTGGTAAAGTCATCTCATCACAGTGTTCCCCAGATAGTACCAACCAACTTActgaattttcataattttagtgCAAGATTTTCTAAATGGAATTTGATTACCTATCAACAGTCAGTGAGCAAATTGATGATGGCCAGATTCAAGATAAAGATATTGGTGTCAAAGGAGGTGAGGCAACATCTTGAGACATCCCTGAACTGATGGCAGTTTCCAGTGGACTGGACACAGTTAATGACACCACTCTATGAGTGCTTGAGGGTATGGAGAAACTGCGAGTAACTACCTGCGGAGGTTGTGGCAGTGGAGAGGCAGCTCTTGACATTACCAATTGATTTGTAGCAGAGAGCCCATGACCTGTAGGCATCAAGGGACCTGAATAACCTACAAAGCCTAAAGGTCTTGAAGACTTTGCGGCTGGACTGGCTGGCGGTCTAGGAAGTTCATGAAGCTCACTTATTTTAGGTGAGGAAATAAAAGTAGGGGAAGCACTTGGTGATGCTTTTGGAGATGCTGATCGTTGAGGCATTGGATTTCTCAAAATTGACCCAGAGAACAATTGGGGCTGTTCCACTGAAACAGTTTTGGTAGGCCATGGTTTACTGGTCAATGGACCAGAAAAGGATTGCCGTTTGATTTTCTTAGAATAAGCAGCAGTTGGACTAACTCGAGGGGGTAGTCGAGTTGAAGAGGCTGGACTATTGCTCTCTCTGAGAAAAGACTGTGCATTTATAATAGCAGATCCACAAAATTTCTCATCTCCCAAAATCATCTCATGTTTCTTATGTTCAAATGGAGATGAATGCCATGAATTGTTTGATTGCTCATTCAAACTTGCTTTTGAAGATTGGGGAGCCAGATTACCTAATCCAATAGAACTTTCTGTAGCAACTGGTGTCGGTAATACATATGAGCTAAACTTTCGTGCTGATAACGGTTGAATTTTCTCATAAGGGTCAGATTTATTCTCAGAAAGAAGTGGAGCTGATTGGCTGCTGGTCCTTATTTCCCCTCTAAATGAAAAAGAATGGCGACGAGCTTTTTCTAGATTTTCCTGTAACATAAGGAAAAGTAAATTATCTCCCAACAGAGTAGATATTTGCTGCAAACACAAGTTGGAGGGGGGGGGGATAACCATATAAAATTTGAGACTATAAAGTTGCTTCAGTAGAAGCATAACAGATGTGTTCAGAAAAAGTCAATGGATATAAATCAGTTGACCAATAATATCAGATATTGAACTTGTATGGTTCATCATAAATCCAGTGAAACAAGATATGTACTAGAAGGGGTGTAGGGAGGAGGCAGGGCCCCTTCCCCTccatattgtttttattttttaattagtttttagtatttatatacttcaaaaattgtaaaagaattattttgctcccataaaatttataatatgatCATTTTTTATCCTAGCCCCCCGATTTAGAATTCCTGGCTTTGCCCCAATGTACTTGGATGATTAGTTTCTAAATATTTGATCGTAACTACTAAATGGAATGTGTGGGAgataaaaatgttatattaaaaatCAATGTCATTACTACGCAGATCACGGATACATAATATGAAATACAATCAACGGAGTTCATTATTATTAGGAACTGCTTACATGAAAGCTCTATGTGCATATACATACCCCAAATTTGCAAAATCTAGCCTCATATTGCGAActataattaataacataataagcTCTTTACCTTTGCAGCCTCCACCATTGCAACTTGGGGAAATGCTACTTGATCCAACTGCAAAAATTCACATGGAAGCCATTCTACAATTAATAAAATTAGAGGTGCAAATTACTTCTTGTGTTTTGCATGTGAACCCTATGTGAGGTCCATTGAAGTTTCTTTATAACACTAGGGAGAATGAAATCCATTCCATACAAAAGAAGAAACAACAATTGTGTTTCCGCAAGGAAAAAGTGAGTTAGCTTTTTTTAGCCAGAAATAGCATGTTAAGTAGTCACCTCCATTGAATGCCGTGATGCAAAAAACATGTTCTGATCTTGGTCATTTTGTCTATAATCAAAGCTCAATTCACCATCATTGTGGTCCTCAGCATCATCCTCATAGTTGTCGTCATCactttcatcatcatcattttcataattttcatcaGGATCACCATTTTCTGCTTCAGAATCTTCTAGTCCACGAAAGTGGTAATCAATATGCTGCTTTTCAGTGATCTTCTGCACATGTGGCTCTACTTCTTCAAGAGATTTAAGAGCCTTCTTAAAAAAGTTCAGCTGATTTCAAGCAAAAGGAAATGGGTCAATAACCAACAGtaataaagattaaaaataaataaataataaaagaagttcaacaaagaagaaaaacagaaaagaaaccTGAGCAGCATGGTGTCTAGCTGCTTGCGTAAGAAGGCTTCTTGATTGTCCTTGCTTTAGAGATTTCAATCTGAAAAAAAGTAAAGTTGCTTCCTCCTGATATTCGTCATGTGCTACTTGTAAATGTTGTACGGAGAAATTCTCCCCTTTCCCACTTTTTGATCTTCCTTTTTCTTTGTGTCTCATTGCCATGTACTCGTATACATTTCTGTATATAATGCATCGAAAATCATAAGCCATTATCCTTGAAAAATGAACTTTGTGTCtcgttattttttaaaagttaaataaaagtTGGACCTTTTCTCATCGCATTGTCGCTTCATCTCCTGTATCAGCAGAGGGGGAGGGGGGGGGAGTCAATATTACATCATATAAATGCTTAACCGGCTCTATAATATGTAGTGCAGTAATTTGTGTAACTAAAGAAAGTGATTCAACTACAAAAATTTAAGCTTGGTAAACAATATGAACATAATATCTAAGAAAATGGTTATATCTTAATTCTTTTGACAGGAAATACACACACATGCATACATAACAGATTTGAGATATCAAGAGAAGCCCACAAGAAATCATGTATCCGATGTCAGATTCTTATCTGAGCCCTTAAGATGCTTGAATGTACTTCAccaaaagtgattaaaatattatgCTAAAAAAGCCGATAACAATAAATAAAGCAAGTTCCCTAAGGGTAGGCCTTTTGAGAACATTTTGCATATCATCCGAAGGGGTTCATATATTTTAAGAACAACATGAAGTGGGAGGCATTTCTTGGCATTGATTGGCGAATTCTATCACTTGAAAGAagtaataaacaaacaaatatgaTAAAGGCTTCTTTTCCCCACAGTTGTTCACTCTTTCAGACAATTTCCAGGTTCCAAACTTTCAAAATTGTTCATATTAAGAGCACAAAAGAGGGTTAATAAATCTTAAAAGAATATCTACTCCTAATCACTTTATCTTGAAGTGTTGGTCTCATCACTAGCCATCATCTTGGAATGTACATGTCCAGAAAGTAGAAAATTAAAGAACATTTAAAAGAAGAACGATAGAATCACATAATGGAGCACTAAATCAACATTAAGAGATAAAAAGGCAAACTGGAGGTGACAATCCTCACATGATATAATGATGAGAAATAGCTTAGCACGGCAAAAGACCAAACAGAAGTAGACAAAACTGGATGAAATAGTCCCTATGAACTAACCTCAACTGTTCGAAGTTCATTAAGAAGGGACTCTGATGGGCTTGTGATTGTCTGGATTATATGAGATCGCTGAAGGATGCaaagtaataataattattagaaCAGTAAGAAATAAGATATAACATTTTGCAAGAGCTTTCAGATTGTTACCCCGCCCCCAGACCTTAAAGAAGAAGAGAGACTCACATAGCTGTCAACAAGTTTCTGCAGTCCAAGCTGTACTTTTCCAAGCATTGATAATACTTTACCTGCATAAAAGCAGCTTATTTTAACACATCCTTTTGCACAATGGTTAGCTGCTACATATAACAACTATACCATCTGAATGTGTCCAACTGGGTAAAAATAGCATCTAtgctattttaaaaaaattgcatcCTTCTAGAACTTGAGATATTGAATGTAAAAACACAAAGGAATATTCCACATGTCAGATATACTGAAAGTGAATCAAAGATTTCACTTGATTCATCTCTTAAATCCAAGATGACAACTAAAACACAAGTACTTTCGAAGTGGCAATTTATagtaaaaaaacttatttaaggGCAAGGAAATCAGTTCGAATGTAAAGTCATACACAGAAAGTTATATGCTATTTGTTCAAGTAAATGGCAACATTGGGGATAATAGCAGAATAATATATATCTGCTTACCACTTTCTTCATCATCATTTACTGCAATTTTTCCAAGACAATCACCCATTTCCTGCAATGACTCCGAGAATTCTGAGAAAAAAAGGACTACACGAGTGATTTCAAGATTGGCATGGCAAACAAAATCTTCCACACCAAAAATTCAAGACCAGATAATTAATGTTTGATCATCATGCTTGTGCTTGAGCCAATATATAAACTACCATC
It encodes the following:
- the LOC107939440 gene encoding GSH-induced LITAF domain protein — translated: MSKTEQPAVGVPYYVGMNPYQAGMIPPNAIYGDPKGIPIQQTMYRDTPAPFNCPFCGNSGLTLVRSKPSLAAVVGCMMPFMLGICFLCPSMDCLWHKYHYCPKCTEQVANFEKSDPCAVVDMPQWVQESFGVPA
- the LOC107939438 gene encoding uncharacterized protein At2g33490 isoform X4 yields the protein MKTSLRRLRNIALHRHGGETNDQQDPPPLPQFDEFDQASQDMQDMRDCYDSLLSAAAAAANSAFEFSESLQEMGDCLGKIAVNDDEESGKVLSMLGKVQLGLQKLVDSYRSHIIQTITSPSESLLNELRTVEEMKRQCDEKRNVYEYMAMRHKEKGRSKSGKGENFSVQHLQVAHDEYQEEATLLFFRLKSLKQGQSRSLLTQAARHHAAQLNFFKKALKSLEEVEPHVQKITEKQHIDYHFRGLEDSEAENGDPDENYENDDDESDDDNYEDDAEDHNDGELSFDYRQNDQDQNMFFASRHSMELDQVAFPQVAMVEAAKENLEKARRHSFSFRGEIRTSSQSAPLLSENKSDPYEKIQPLSARKFSSYVLPTPVATESSIGLGNLAPQSSKASLNEQSNNSWHSSPFEHKKHEMILGDEKFCGSAIINAQSFLRESNSPASSTRLPPRVSPTAAYSKKIKRQSFSGPLTSKPWPTKTVSVEQPQLFSGSILRNPMPQRSASPKASPSASPTFISSPKISELHELPRPPASPAAKSSRPLGFVGYSGPLMPTGHGLSATNQLVMSRAASPLPQPPQFRDVSRCCLTSFDTNIFILNLAIINLLTDC
- the LOC107939438 gene encoding uncharacterized protein At2g33490 isoform X1, which gives rise to MKTSLRRLRNIALHRHGGETNDQQDPPPLPQFDEFDQASQDMQDMRDCYDSLLSAAAAAANSAFGLIILISAVSSVDYPCYTCIEFSESLQEMGDCLGKIAVNDDEESGKVLSMLGKVQLGLQKLVDSYRSHIIQTITSPSESLLNELRTVEEMKRQCDEKRNVYEYMAMRHKEKGRSKSGKGENFSVQHLQVAHDEYQEEATLLFFRLKSLKQGQSRSLLTQAARHHAAQLNFFKKALKSLEEVEPHVQKITEKQHIDYHFRGLEDSEAENGDPDENYENDDDESDDDNYEDDAEDHNDGELSFDYRQNDQDQNMFFASRHSMELDQVAFPQVAMVEAAKENLEKARRHSFSFRGEIRTSSQSAPLLSENKSDPYEKIQPLSARKFSSYVLPTPVATESSIGLGNLAPQSSKASLNEQSNNSWHSSPFEHKKHEMILGDEKFCGSAIINAQSFLRESNSPASSTRLPPRVSPTAAYSKKIKRQSFSGPLTSKPWPTKTVSVEQPQLFSGSILRNPMPQRSASPKASPSASPTFISSPKISELHELPRPPASPAAKSSRPLGFVGYSGPLMPTGHGLSATNQLVMSRAASPLPQPPQVVTRSFSIPSSTHRVVSLTVSSPLETAISSGMSQDVASPPLTPISLS
- the LOC107939438 gene encoding uncharacterized protein At2g33490 isoform X2, which codes for MKTSLRRLRNIALHRHGGETNDQQDPPPLPQFDEFDQASQDMQDMRDCYDSLLSAAAAAANSAFGLIILISAVSSVDYPCYTCIEFSESLQEMGDCLGKIAVNDDEESGKVLSMLGKVQLGLQKLVDSYRSHIIQTITSPSESLLNELRTVEEMKRQCDEKRNVYEYMAMRHKEKGRSKSGKGENFSVQHLQVAHDEYQEEATLLFFRLKSLKQGQSRSLLTQAARHHAAQLNFFKKALKSLEEVEPHVQKITEKQHIDYHFRGLEDSEAENGDPDENYENDDDESDDDNYEDDAEDHNDGELSFDYRQNDQDQNMFFASRHSMELDQVAFPQVAMVEAAKENLEKARRHSFSFRGEIRTSSQSAPLLSENKSDPYEKIQPLSARKFSSYVLPTPVATESSIGLGNLAPQSSKASLNEQSNNSWHSSPFEHKKHEMILGDEKFCGSAIINAQSFLRESNSPASSTRLPPRVSPTAAYSKKIKRQSFSGPLTSKPWPTKTVSVEQPQLFSGSILRNPMPQRSASPKASPSASPTFISSPKISELHELPRPPASPAAKSSRPLGFVGYSGPLMPTGHGLSATNQLVMSRAASPLPQPPQFRDVSRCCLTSFDTNIFILNLAIINLLTDC
- the LOC107939438 gene encoding uncharacterized protein At2g33490 isoform X3, with protein sequence MKTSLRRLRNIALHRHGGETNDQQDPPPLPQFDEFDQASQDMQDMRDCYDSLLSAAAAAANSAFEFSESLQEMGDCLGKIAVNDDEESGKVLSMLGKVQLGLQKLVDSYRSHIIQTITSPSESLLNELRTVEEMKRQCDEKRNVYEYMAMRHKEKGRSKSGKGENFSVQHLQVAHDEYQEEATLLFFRLKSLKQGQSRSLLTQAARHHAAQLNFFKKALKSLEEVEPHVQKITEKQHIDYHFRGLEDSEAENGDPDENYENDDDESDDDNYEDDAEDHNDGELSFDYRQNDQDQNMFFASRHSMELDQVAFPQVAMVEAAKENLEKARRHSFSFRGEIRTSSQSAPLLSENKSDPYEKIQPLSARKFSSYVLPTPVATESSIGLGNLAPQSSKASLNEQSNNSWHSSPFEHKKHEMILGDEKFCGSAIINAQSFLRESNSPASSTRLPPRVSPTAAYSKKIKRQSFSGPLTSKPWPTKTVSVEQPQLFSGSILRNPMPQRSASPKASPSASPTFISSPKISELHELPRPPASPAAKSSRPLGFVGYSGPLMPTGHGLSATNQLVMSRAASPLPQPPQVVTRSFSIPSSTHRVVSLTVSSPLETAISSGMSQDVASPPLTPISLS